One window of Jannaschia sp. CCS1 genomic DNA carries:
- a CDS encoding tripartite tricarboxylate transporter permease: MDIFHGLANVLTDPILMGWVFLAAVVGMIVGAIPGLTASAAIAMLLPLTFYMEPLPALAFLYVIGKSGRYGGSIAAILFNTPGTAASAATQLDGYPLARQGKAGKAMKVATISSVIGDFTGEILLIVGVAWIAAIALRLGPPELFAIYFAAFIVIGSVIGKSVTRGLASAALGILVAMIGLDPISSTERFTFGQFDLTNGISLVPLMIGIFVLGEVFTQIEERGAKTKLVPTKEGDAARNTLTWAEFKPCLPHVARSSFIGAFIGVLPGLGSAIAAFVAYGEGKRRARNPDAWGKGALEGIAAPEAANNAVSGPSMAPLLTLGIPGSTIGAILIGVFLIHGIQIGPTLFLTSRDLVFALFACGLIGIVMYGVIGYYGAAFVGRFITRIPTQILYPIIFLTSFVAAYTSRGNLFDVYVMVAAGFAGWAMRKLHFNPAAFVISFVLAGGAEEAFRQSLLLSDNGLMIFFSRPIALVFLLIGIAAMIARIRSLNKQARATAMGDA, translated from the coding sequence ATGGATATCTTCCACGGCCTCGCAAACGTGCTTACCGATCCGATCCTGATGGGATGGGTCTTTCTGGCCGCTGTCGTGGGCATGATCGTCGGGGCGATCCCCGGTCTCACAGCTTCTGCGGCCATTGCGATGCTTTTACCGCTCACGTTTTATATGGAGCCCTTGCCCGCCCTCGCATTTCTTTACGTCATCGGCAAATCCGGGCGCTATGGCGGCTCCATCGCCGCGATCCTGTTCAACACACCCGGGACGGCAGCCTCGGCCGCGACGCAATTGGATGGCTACCCATTGGCGCGTCAGGGAAAGGCCGGGAAGGCGATGAAAGTCGCGACCATCTCATCGGTGATCGGTGATTTCACCGGAGAGATCCTGCTGATCGTCGGCGTCGCCTGGATTGCGGCCATCGCCCTGCGACTAGGGCCACCAGAATTGTTCGCGATCTACTTCGCGGCTTTCATCGTCATCGGCTCAGTCATTGGCAAATCCGTCACGCGGGGCCTGGCTTCCGCCGCACTTGGTATTCTCGTCGCGATGATTGGCCTGGACCCGATCAGCTCCACCGAGCGGTTCACCTTTGGCCAATTCGATCTGACAAATGGCATTTCACTCGTGCCCCTGATGATCGGCATCTTTGTCCTGGGTGAGGTCTTCACCCAGATCGAGGAGCGTGGCGCAAAGACGAAACTGGTTCCGACGAAGGAGGGCGACGCCGCGCGCAACACGCTGACATGGGCTGAATTCAAACCCTGCCTCCCCCATGTCGCCCGCTCGTCCTTCATCGGTGCGTTTATCGGCGTGTTGCCGGGTCTCGGGTCGGCCATTGCCGCCTTCGTGGCGTACGGCGAAGGGAAGCGTCGCGCCCGCAACCCGGACGCATGGGGCAAAGGCGCGCTGGAAGGCATCGCCGCGCCCGAAGCGGCCAACAACGCCGTCAGTGGCCCGTCGATGGCGCCGCTGCTGACCCTCGGCATTCCCGGCTCCACCATCGGCGCCATCCTGATCGGCGTGTTCCTGATCCACGGCATCCAGATCGGCCCGACGCTGTTTCTGACAAGCCGCGATCTGGTCTTCGCCCTGTTCGCCTGTGGATTGATCGGGATCGTGATGTACGGGGTGATCGGCTATTATGGAGCCGCCTTTGTGGGGCGGTTCATCACCCGCATTCCCACACAGATCCTGTATCCCATCATCTTTCTGACGTCGTTTGTCGCGGCCTACACATCGCGTGGAAACCTCTTTGACGTCTACGTCATGGTCGCCGCTGGCTTCGCCGGTTGGGCGATGCGCAAGTTGCACTTCAACCCGGCGGCCTTCGTGATCTCTTTCGTTCTGGCAGGGGGCGCAGAAGAGGCGTTCCGCCAATCGCTTTTGCTCAGCGACAACGGCCTGATGATCTTTTTCAGCCGCCCCATCGCGCTTGTGTTCCTGCTCATCGGCATCGCCGCAATGATTGCCCGCATCCGCAGCCTCAACAAACAGGCGCGCGCAACGGCCATGGGAGACGCGTGA
- a CDS encoding tripartite tricarboxylate transporter TctB family protein — MSDGAAPASRAVGVALILIGIGATVTSMGIGLDQYGRWGARFFPLAGSLAVLALGIAELWGAKPSASTAFDRRHMPAIVALLLLSLAYVWSISAVGYLLSTALAAPLALFIFGVRHPIGLCAAALLCPALYHAIFFVALGVFPPLGRWFDLLDVIGGY, encoded by the coding sequence ATGTCCGACGGGGCCGCTCCCGCCTCTCGGGCCGTTGGTGTGGCGCTGATCCTGATCGGGATTGGCGCCACGGTGACGAGCATGGGGATCGGGCTGGACCAGTATGGACGCTGGGGTGCCCGGTTCTTTCCGCTGGCGGGGTCGCTTGCCGTCTTGGCGCTTGGCATTGCGGAACTGTGGGGTGCGAAGCCCTCGGCATCGACGGCCTTCGACAGGCGGCATATGCCTGCCATCGTGGCGCTGTTGCTGTTGTCGCTGGCGTATGTCTGGTCGATCTCCGCCGTCGGCTACCTTCTCAGCACCGCCCTTGCCGCGCCCCTGGCCCTTTTCATCTTCGGGGTGCGTCACCCCATCGGCCTGTGCGCCGCGGCACTCCTGTGCCCGGCCCTCTACCACGCCATCTTTTTCGTCGCCTTGGGTGTGTTCCCGCCATTGGGTCGCTGGTTCGACCTGCTTGATGTGATCGGGGGCTATTGA
- a CDS encoding Bug family tripartite tricarboxylate transporter substrate binding protein, translated as MERRDFMTAGLSASAILAAGPAFAEWAPRRPINAILPYSAGGGTDALARAAAAAAEGILPVPLVIVNRPGSSGITGATEAAAARPDGNTVMVTSAGSFLLTSMLRDTDVTPFDSFEIIAQIGNLTPAVIVPANSPFQSVQDLVDAANANPGALRWAHNGRGGFHHVAGQSFLDRNGLEAQDVPFQGGGPTRAAVIGEQVDFAFVGIQQAAGFENELRVLALAAPERDAIRDDVPTLPELGFDYVAVSSPIVFFAPIGSDPEVISGMEAALEAITQTEQFADQMRDRGNVPAFLSGADTEARLRLMQEQTQPVIDALRSQG; from the coding sequence ATGGAAAGACGCGACTTTATGACGGCAGGCTTGTCTGCGTCCGCCATCCTGGCGGCAGGCCCAGCCTTCGCGGAATGGGCGCCACGCCGCCCGATCAACGCGATCCTGCCCTATTCCGCAGGCGGCGGCACTGACGCGCTGGCGCGGGCGGCTGCGGCGGCGGCAGAGGGCATCCTTCCGGTGCCGCTGGTGATCGTGAACCGGCCGGGCTCGTCCGGTATCACAGGTGCGACGGAGGCCGCCGCGGCCCGTCCAGACGGCAATACGGTGATGGTCACCTCCGCGGGGTCGTTTCTGCTGACCTCCATGCTGCGCGACACGGATGTAACCCCCTTCGACAGCTTTGAGATCATTGCCCAGATCGGGAATCTGACGCCTGCGGTCATCGTTCCCGCAAACAGCCCGTTCCAATCGGTGCAGGATCTGGTTGATGCCGCCAACGCCAACCCGGGCGCGTTGCGGTGGGCCCATAACGGGCGCGGCGGTTTCCACCATGTGGCCGGTCAGAGCTTTTTGGACCGCAACGGCCTTGAAGCCCAAGATGTGCCGTTCCAGGGGGGTGGGCCTACGCGAGCCGCCGTGATCGGGGAACAGGTGGATTTCGCCTTCGTCGGCATTCAGCAGGCCGCAGGTTTTGAGAATGAGCTGCGCGTCCTTGCCCTCGCCGCACCGGAGCGGGATGCGATCCGCGATGATGTGCCGACGCTGCCGGAGCTTGGCTTCGACTATGTCGCCGTGTCCTCGCCCATTGTGTTCTTCGCGCCGATAGGCTCTGACCCGGAGGTCATCTCTGGCATGGAAGCGGCGTTGGAGGCAATCACGCAGACCGAGCAGTTCGCGGACCAGATGCGGGACCGGGGCAATGTGCCCGCCTTCCTCAGCGGGGCCGACACCGAAGCGCGACTGCGCCTGATGCAGGAACAGACCCAACCGGTGATCGACGCCTTGCGGTCGCAGGGCTAG
- a CDS encoding LysR family transcriptional regulator produces the protein MNIRSLRIFVYVMEEGTLARAADRMHLSQSAASRQLAMLEQEFDVTLFSRDQKRLIPTPQAEGFYPEALNLLAQIDEIPEIFRRMRKDVRAPLRIVSQTRLANGLVLPAICAFARDHPDQTVNLEIMLRRDLGRRIMHRKFDICVSALPLPVEKFEPTRLGATSLCIALPRAHPLATRSVIGPKDLRGVPYIALDESTVLRRLIDRHVTDLERPTYEVSVGTAAYRLVYRGLGFAFADAVSLDPELTDGIALVPWEQDLSIEYGYFTAERGDTNQSAHAFGQILQQQFQMKSHQAV, from the coding sequence ATGAATATCCGATCACTTCGCATTTTCGTCTATGTGATGGAGGAAGGCACCCTTGCACGGGCGGCTGATCGAATGCATCTCAGCCAATCGGCGGCCAGCCGTCAGCTGGCAATGCTGGAGCAGGAGTTCGATGTCACTTTGTTCAGCCGGGACCAGAAGCGGCTGATCCCGACACCGCAGGCGGAGGGATTTTATCCCGAAGCCCTCAACCTGTTGGCGCAGATTGACGAAATACCAGAAATTTTCCGCCGGATGCGAAAGGACGTGCGCGCGCCGCTGCGGATCGTGTCGCAAACCCGGCTCGCGAACGGGTTGGTTCTGCCCGCGATTTGCGCATTCGCAAGGGACCACCCGGATCAAACGGTCAATCTGGAGATCATGTTGCGGCGGGATCTGGGCCGCCGGATCATGCACCGGAAGTTCGATATTTGCGTATCGGCCCTACCACTGCCCGTGGAGAAGTTTGAACCGACGCGACTTGGCGCGACGTCTTTGTGCATCGCCCTTCCGCGCGCGCATCCTTTGGCGACCCGATCCGTGATCGGGCCCAAAGACCTGCGCGGCGTTCCCTATATCGCGCTGGACGAGTCCACTGTGTTGCGCCGGTTGATAGACCGACATGTCACCGATCTTGAGCGCCCGACTTACGAAGTGTCAGTTGGTACGGCAGCCTATCGTCTGGTGTATCGCGGGCTCGGCTTCGCATTCGCCGATGCGGTTTCGCTGGACCCTGAGCTGACGGACGGAATTGCCCTGGTGCCATGGGAGCAGGACCTGAGCATCGAGTATGGCTATTTCACCGCCGAGCGCGGGGACACCAATCAGTCAGCCCACGCGTTCGGGCAGATTTTGCAACAGCAGTTTCAGATGAAGTCCCACCAAGCCGTGTAG
- a CDS encoding ADP-ribosylglycohydrolase family protein — MPLPPLVTGALVADAAAMGLHWIYDQPHVAQIAPSQPEFRQPDPANYNNVKGYFAHPTRRAGDQSQYGEQVLVMQRSLLDGAYHHAAYAEAFHSHFGYGGAYVGYIDRATRDSLNNAIGVDDLTTAKGSGDDQLPAIAKLPPLVAVLLEAGDDVFFDAVDSAVAVTNENEIAREYGRISAAMMRAAGRGAGSAEIIAAGRAQASEAVAKDIDFAASATDRSSNEVAAHFGLACYLKSAIPVAVHNIAVSQSYAEAVRRNIYAAGDTCGRAILIGAIMGAVHGSGGERGIPEHWVGRLTQI; from the coding sequence ATGCCCCTTCCCCCCCTCGTCACCGGAGCCCTTGTTGCCGACGCTGCCGCCATGGGCCTGCATTGGATCTACGACCAGCCCCATGTCGCACAGATCGCCCCGTCCCAGCCCGAGTTCCGCCAACCCGATCCGGCCAATTACAACAACGTCAAAGGCTACTTCGCCCACCCCACCCGCCGCGCAGGGGACCAGTCGCAATACGGTGAACAGGTGCTGGTCATGCAGCGCTCCCTTCTGGACGGGGCCTATCATCACGCGGCCTACGCCGAGGCCTTCCACAGCCATTTCGGATACGGCGGCGCCTATGTGGGCTATATCGACCGCGCCACACGCGACAGCCTCAACAACGCCATCGGGGTGGACGATCTGACGACCGCCAAGGGATCAGGCGACGACCAACTGCCCGCCATTGCCAAGCTGCCGCCTTTGGTCGCCGTCCTGCTTGAGGCCGGGGATGACGTATTCTTCGACGCCGTCGACAGCGCCGTTGCCGTCACCAATGAAAACGAGATTGCCCGGGAATATGGTCGCATCTCCGCCGCGATGATGCGCGCGGCAGGTCGGGGAGCCGGGTCTGCCGAGATCATCGCAGCGGGCCGCGCCCAGGCGTCGGAGGCCGTCGCAAAAGACATCGACTTTGCGGCATCGGCGACGGATCGCTCCTCCAACGAGGTGGCCGCCCACTTTGGCCTCGCCTGCTACCTCAAATCCGCCATCCCCGTGGCCGTTCACAACATCGCCGTGTCGCAAAGCTACGCAGAGGCCGTGCGCCGCAATATCTATGCCGCCGGAGATACCTGCGGTCGCGCCATTCTGATAGGGGCGATTATGGGCGCGGTCCATGGCAGCGGCGGTGAGCGTGGGATCCCCGAGCATTGGGTGGGGCGCTTGACGCAGATCTAG
- a CDS encoding MBL fold metallo-hydrolase, translated as MLCKIGDVDVWRILEINGAFREATTLFPTAGDDVAAVLAAEDPGVIDTPTGRVILPVQGFLLKTPDHVVLVDACVGNHKTGSFLDWHMRSDGRFMAALTAAGVTPDDVDYVMCTHLHVDHVGWNTQLLDGRWVPTFPRARYLMPGADLRMHESLPEPHPSYTESIQPVIAAGLGEEVTADHKLGDLIDLIPTPGHTPGHVSVRIRSQGREAVITGDALHVVPQCKHPEWHFVYDADPEQAVTSRRALLETVSESGARVLGTHFQLPSIGRIKAKDDAFEWVPD; from the coding sequence ATGCTGTGCAAAATCGGTGACGTAGACGTCTGGCGCATTCTGGAGATCAATGGCGCCTTTCGGGAGGCGACAACGCTGTTTCCCACTGCGGGCGACGACGTGGCGGCGGTTTTGGCCGCCGAAGATCCCGGCGTCATCGATACGCCGACGGGCCGGGTGATCCTGCCGGTGCAGGGGTTTCTGCTGAAAACGCCAGATCATGTGGTGCTGGTGGATGCCTGCGTCGGCAATCACAAGACCGGCAGTTTCCTGGACTGGCACATGCGCAGCGACGGGCGCTTCATGGCCGCGCTGACGGCGGCGGGCGTCACGCCCGATGATGTGGATTATGTCATGTGTACGCACCTTCACGTGGATCACGTGGGGTGGAACACGCAATTGCTGGACGGGCGCTGGGTGCCAACGTTCCCCCGCGCACGCTATCTTATGCCGGGTGCCGATCTGCGGATGCACGAATCACTGCCCGAGCCGCATCCGAGCTATACCGAAAGCATCCAGCCGGTGATCGCCGCCGGTCTGGGCGAGGAGGTCACAGCCGATCATAAGTTGGGCGATCTGATTGATCTGATCCCGACGCCGGGCCATACGCCGGGCCACGTCTCGGTTCGCATCCGGTCGCAGGGCCGGGAGGCGGTCATCACCGGGGACGCGCTCCATGTGGTGCCGCAATGCAAGCACCCGGAATGGCATTTCGTCTATGATGCGGACCCGGAACAGGCCGTCACGTCCCGCCGGGCGCTGTTGGAAACCGTGTCCGAGAGCGGCGCCCGCGTGTTGGGGACGCATTTCCAGCTGCCATCCATTGGCCGGATCAAGGCCAAGGACGATGCGTTTGAATGGGTGCCGGACTAG
- a CDS encoding helix-turn-helix domain-containing protein, producing the protein MALPLPLLSLVLATIACGLVWRLDIGQPLARALFTGVFALIGLSTVLTGLRCGYGMEALLVGQRLIPIVVGPLIYLGFLSLTGTAMARPLMIHLGIAVFAGAVPQLIPGAQGAYDAVIVVSYLCYAILLVRLWRRGSDALSLAPLHLTRGLRTWMLVAAAMLAVMMAFDTAIAVSFAIGRPEEAEALIGYGSLLSALSLIAAIVAVSSRAPPPVPQPVAPRTDTLEQKARTLLEDQRLFLDTDLTLDRLAKRLHVPARALSEVINRTQNMNVSQYVNGFRLSHAAHLLETTDLTVTQVTEQSGFLTRSNFYREFERVFAMSPTAYRKAKRP; encoded by the coding sequence ATGGCCCTGCCCCTCCCGCTTCTGTCGCTCGTGCTGGCAACCATCGCCTGCGGCCTTGTCTGGCGTTTGGACATCGGGCAGCCCCTGGCGCGCGCGCTGTTCACCGGGGTCTTTGCGTTGATCGGGTTGAGCACCGTTCTGACCGGGTTGCGATGCGGCTATGGGATGGAGGCGCTTCTGGTCGGGCAACGCCTGATCCCGATTGTCGTGGGACCGTTGATCTACCTGGGCTTTCTCAGCCTCACGGGCACCGCCATGGCGCGTCCCCTGATGATCCACCTCGGCATCGCTGTCTTCGCCGGGGCGGTGCCGCAACTGATCCCCGGGGCGCAGGGGGCCTATGATGCGGTGATCGTCGTCAGCTACCTCTGCTACGCGATCCTCCTCGTCCGGCTCTGGCGGCGAGGGTCCGATGCGCTGTCGCTTGCGCCGCTGCATCTGACGCGCGGTTTGCGGACCTGGATGCTAGTGGCCGCCGCTATGCTCGCCGTGATGATGGCCTTCGACACCGCCATTGCCGTTAGCTTCGCAATCGGACGCCCGGAGGAGGCTGAGGCATTGATCGGCTACGGCTCTCTCCTCTCGGCGCTCAGCCTGATTGCCGCCATTGTCGCCGTATCCTCCCGCGCGCCGCCCCCCGTGCCGCAACCTGTGGCGCCGCGGACCGACACGCTGGAACAAAAGGCCCGGACTTTGCTGGAAGACCAGCGACTGTTCCTCGATACCGATCTGACGCTGGATCGTCTGGCAAAGCGGTTGCACGTGCCCGCCCGTGCCCTGTCAGAGGTGATCAACCGGACCCAGAACATGAACGTCTCGCAATATGTGAACGGCTTTCGCCTGTCGCACGCCGCGCATTTGCTGGAGACGACGGATCTGACCGTGACCCAGGTGACCGAGCAATCGGGGTTCCTGACCCGGTCCAACTTCTACCGGGAGTTTGAGCGCGTCTTCGCCATGTCCCCCACGGCCTATCGGAAAGCCAAGCGACCCTAG
- a CDS encoding alpha/beta hydrolase family protein, with product MPHVSPIIAGALLASVTFASAVLADGPTQTGMTQLRIADASRPLEGFLWYPTQDTSNPVRAHGNAVWEAIRVVPDAAPADGARPLVVLSHGMYGNARNQAWLAAELTAQGYIVAAVDHPGTSTFSRDPDDARELWERPHDISRTIDHVLAMEDLQIDEDRIYMAGHSLGGWTAMMLAGGRYDTARADGYCEANPDDLVCGIFQMWQVGMAEADRHIITRDWSDPRLSAVAVFDLGGTQTFSDQSLASINTPLIVFGAPIANSGIDLEVESRALIAALPDGTPYIEPADLAHFDFLGRCTEQAHAILMEENPSDVMVCENGGADRAADHAMIAAEVIAFFEAN from the coding sequence ATGCCCCACGTTTCGCCAATCATCGCCGGCGCTTTGCTGGCCTCTGTGACCTTTGCATCAGCCGTTCTTGCCGACGGTCCCACGCAAACCGGCATGACCCAACTGCGCATCGCAGATGCCTCCCGGCCCCTGGAGGGGTTCCTGTGGTATCCGACCCAGGATACATCGAACCCCGTTCGCGCCCATGGCAACGCGGTGTGGGAGGCCATTCGCGTGGTCCCAGACGCCGCCCCGGCAGACGGCGCGCGCCCGCTGGTTGTCCTGTCCCATGGCATGTACGGCAACGCCCGTAATCAGGCGTGGTTGGCGGCAGAGCTGACGGCGCAGGGCTATATCGTGGCCGCCGTCGACCATCCCGGCACCTCCACCTTCAGCCGCGATCCCGATGACGCGCGGGAGTTGTGGGAGCGTCCCCATGACATCAGCCGGACCATCGACCACGTGCTGGCGATGGAGGATTTGCAGATTGATGAAGATCGGATCTACATGGCCGGGCATTCATTGGGCGGATGGACCGCCATGATGCTGGCGGGGGGCCGATACGACACCGCCCGCGCCGATGGCTACTGCGAGGCCAATCCCGACGACTTGGTTTGTGGTATCTTCCAGATGTGGCAGGTGGGGATGGCCGAGGCGGACCGGCACATCATCACCCGGGATTGGTCGGATCCCCGATTATCCGCCGTGGCCGTGTTCGATCTGGGCGGAACGCAGACCTTCTCGGATCAAAGCCTCGCGAGCATCAACACACCGCTGATCGTCTTCGGCGCACCGATTGCGAATTCCGGAATAGATCTGGAGGTGGAGAGCCGCGCGTTGATCGCGGCCTTGCCCGACGGCACGCCGTATATCGAGCCTGCCGACCTCGCGCATTTCGATTTCCTGGGCCGCTGCACGGAGCAGGCCCACGCCATCCTGATGGAGGAGAATCCTAGCGATGTCATGGTGTGCGAGAACGGAGGCGCAGACCGTGCGGCCGACCATGCGATGATCGCCGCTGAGGTGATTGCTTTTTTTGAGGCGAACTGA
- a CDS encoding HAD family hydrolase has protein sequence MAGRHWSKRVHGDPQPHNVPLKGSLVLFDVDGTLLDAGDLIARTMVEAFLAAGETPPAADFVQRIIGLSLPEMVYNLGAHLSEDRRQKILAGYRLRYFDLVEQEETPDVFPGAAQALNRLRAAGMVLGITTGKARRSTEFMLRINNWDRYFHTVQCADGNPSKPDPKMIRRAMAETGRTPSETILVGDSRYDMRMAKAAGVRAVGVAWGYNQPVELLTEGAMFIARDFEHLTEALVPMAAV, from the coding sequence ATGGCTGGTCGACATTGGTCGAAACGGGTTCACGGGGACCCGCAGCCTCACAACGTTCCGCTCAAGGGATCACTGGTACTCTTCGATGTTGACGGCACGCTTCTGGATGCCGGCGATCTCATTGCGCGAACTATGGTTGAGGCATTTCTGGCAGCGGGTGAAACACCGCCCGCCGCGGACTTCGTGCAGCGTATCATCGGCCTGTCCCTCCCCGAAATGGTTTATAATCTGGGCGCACATCTGTCCGAGGATCGACGTCAGAAAATCCTTGCCGGCTACAGATTGCGCTACTTCGACCTGGTCGAGCAGGAGGAAACGCCGGACGTCTTTCCCGGCGCAGCGCAAGCGCTGAACCGGCTTCGTGCGGCCGGTATGGTGCTTGGGATCACAACCGGCAAGGCGCGGCGCAGCACGGAATTCATGTTGCGGATCAACAATTGGGACCGGTATTTTCACACCGTTCAATGCGCGGATGGAAACCCGTCGAAACCCGACCCCAAGATGATCCGACGCGCCATGGCCGAAACGGGCCGCACGCCATCTGAGACGATCCTGGTGGGCGACTCGCGCTATGACATGCGCATGGCGAAGGCCGCAGGTGTCCGTGCTGTCGGCGTGGCGTGGGGGTACAATCAACCGGTCGAATTGCTGACCGAAGGGGCCATGTTCATCGCCCGGGATTTTGAACATCTGACCGAGGCGCTGGTGCCCATGGCGGCGGTCTGA
- a CDS encoding GbsR/MarR family transcriptional regulator, producing the protein MNLTTLQQEFVLHFGEMGSRWGINRTVGQIYALLFLSSTPLNAEQITEGLGVSRSNTSMGLKELQAWNLVRLRHVPNDRRDYFTTPEDLWEITRILIAERKKREIDPTLTKLRELEMAGPAGDDYAEARIAELREMIELMTGFYDDMEKLETERLVKMMTLGSKIAGLVDKASGAFALTKRKG; encoded by the coding sequence ATGAACCTGACAACCTTGCAGCAGGAATTCGTCCTGCACTTCGGAGAAATGGGCAGCCGGTGGGGGATAAACCGCACCGTGGGGCAGATCTATGCGCTGCTGTTTTTGTCCTCTACGCCGCTCAACGCTGAGCAGATCACGGAAGGTCTGGGTGTGAGCCGATCCAACACATCGATGGGATTGAAGGAACTTCAGGCTTGGAATCTCGTGCGCCTGCGCCATGTCCCGAACGACAGACGGGATTATTTCACCACGCCGGAGGATCTATGGGAGATCACGCGCATTCTGATCGCAGAACGCAAGAAGCGCGAAATTGACCCGACCTTAACGAAACTACGCGAGTTGGAGATGGCTGGCCCCGCAGGTGACGACTACGCCGAGGCCCGCATCGCCGAGTTGCGGGAAATGATTGAGCTGATGACCGGCTTCTATGACGACATGGAAAAGCTGGAGACAGAACGGCTCGTGAAGATGATGACATTGGGCAGCAAGATCGCCGGTTTGGTCGACAAGGCCAGCGGTGCTTTCGCCCTGACGAAGCGGAAAGGATAG
- a CDS encoding cytochrome ubiquinol oxidase subunit I, whose translation MEGLDTLILSRIQFAANISFHILFPTITIALGWVLFFFRVRFAQTQDDKWMNMYRFWVKIFALSFAMGVVSGITMSFQFGTNWPGFMETVGNIAGPLLAYEVLTAFFLEAVFIGIMLFGFSRVPGWLHMLATGLVAFGTTVSAFWIIVLNSWMHTPQGFEMIDGVAFATDWWAIIFNPSMPYRFAHMWIASGLTVAFLIAGVSAFRWLLGDRSRDVRTALKVGVSIGALLIPVQIFLGDLHGLNTKEYQPAKVAAMEGLWETGTNVPLILFAIPDEAARENHAEIGIPGLASLILTHSWDGELQGLNDFVAEDGTVLHPPVAPIFYSFRVMVGTGMAMLALSWFGVFMMWKRRRMHPNPGACHWLAVEGLPKIYLWALVPMAFSGWVATLAGWYTTEIGRQPWLVQGVMTTEMAVADVPAPMVAGTLVGYLVVYGLLLFAYISVIVYLARKAARGEDGRAINMAHSGKAQVEALQPAE comes from the coding sequence ATGGAAGGTCTCGACACCCTCATTCTCAGCCGCATTCAGTTTGCGGCCAATATCTCGTTCCACATCCTGTTCCCGACGATCACGATCGCTTTGGGCTGGGTGTTGTTCTTCTTCCGGGTGCGGTTCGCGCAGACCCAGGACGACAAATGGATGAACATGTACCGCTTCTGGGTGAAAATCTTCGCCCTCAGCTTCGCCATGGGCGTTGTGTCAGGGATCACCATGTCGTTCCAGTTCGGCACCAACTGGCCGGGCTTCATGGAAACCGTCGGCAATATCGCGGGCCCGCTGCTGGCCTATGAGGTACTGACGGCGTTCTTCCTGGAGGCCGTGTTCATCGGCATCATGCTGTTCGGGTTCTCCCGCGTGCCGGGGTGGCTGCATATGCTGGCCACGGGTCTTGTGGCGTTTGGAACGACCGTATCGGCGTTCTGGATCATCGTGCTCAACAGCTGGATGCATACACCACAAGGCTTCGAGATGATTGACGGTGTGGCTTTCGCGACCGACTGGTGGGCGATCATCTTCAACCCCTCCATGCCATACCGGTTCGCGCATATGTGGATCGCGTCTGGTCTGACCGTGGCGTTCCTGATCGCCGGTGTTTCGGCCTTCCGCTGGCTTCTGGGCGACCGCTCGCGCGATGTGCGCACGGCATTGAAGGTGGGCGTGTCCATCGGCGCGCTGCTGATCCCTGTGCAGATTTTCCTGGGGGATCTTCATGGCCTCAACACCAAAGAATATCAGCCCGCAAAAGTCGCTGCCATGGAGGGCCTGTGGGAGACCGGGACCAACGTGCCGCTGATCCTGTTTGCAATCCCCGATGAAGCCGCGCGCGAAAACCATGCCGAGATCGGGATACCGGGCCTCGCGTCGCTGATCCTCACCCATTCGTGGGATGGGGAGTTGCAAGGCCTCAACGACTTCGTGGCGGAGGACGGGACCGTTCTTCACCCACCCGTCGCCCCCATTTTCTATAGTTTCCGCGTGATGGTGGGCACGGGCATGGCGATGCTGGCCCTGTCGTGGTTTGGCGTCTTTATGATGTGGAAGCGCCGCCGCATGCACCCAAACCCCGGGGCGTGCCATTGGTTGGCCGTCGAAGGCTTGCCGAAGATCTACCTCTGGGCGCTGGTGCCGATGGCGTTCAGCGGCTGGGTCGCCACACTGGCCGGGTGGTACACGACAGAGATCGGGCGGCAGCCATGGCTCGTTCAGGGCGTCATGACGACGGAAATGGCCGTGGCCGACGTGCCGGCGCCGATGGTGGCGGGAACGCTGGTGGGCTACCTCGTGGTCTACGGGTTGCTGCTGTTCGCCTATATCAGCGTCATCGTCTACCTCGCGCGGAAGGCCGCACGGGGCGAGGACGGGCGCGCGATCAACATGGCCCATTCGGGCAAGGCGCAGGTCGAAGCCCTGCAACCGGCGGAGTAA